Sequence from the candidate division KSB1 bacterium genome:
GAAAACCAACAACAACATGCTCTACGGCGGCAAGCTAAAACCGGAGTATCGGCAAACTTGGGCCGATTATTTCGTCAAGTACGTCAAGGCATACGAAAAAGAAGGCATCCCCATTTGGGGGTTGACGGTGCAAAATGAACCTTTGGCCGTTCAGGTGTGGGAATCCTGTATTTTTACGGCCGCAGAGGAAAGAGATTTTGTGCGCGATTATCTTGGACCGACTTTGAAAAAGAACGGACTGGCGCACCTCAAGCTGATGATCTGGGATCATAACCGGGGCATCATGTACCAACGCGCCAAAGTCGCTTACGAAGATCCCAAAGCATCCCAATACATCTGGGGGATGGCTTTCCACTGGTATGTCGGCGATCACTTTGACAATGTACGCATGGTTCATGATGCTTTTCCGGACAAGGGTTTGCTGTACACCGAAGCGGGCATCGGCGGCAGCTGGAACGACGCCTTTCGTTTGGCCAAGAATATGATCATCGACTTGAACAATTGGGCGCAGGGATATGTTTATTGGAATATGCTGCTCAATGAAAACGGCGGACCGCGTCATGCGGGCGGGGAGTTCAGGGGCGAAAATGTCGTGACCTTTAACACTCGCACGAGAAAGTTGATCTACAGTCCGACCTATTACATGTTCGGGCATTTTTCACGCTTTGTCAAACCCGGCGCCAAGCGCATTGCCTGTACCTCCAGCAGCGACGATTTTATTGCGACGGCGTTCATCAATCCGGATGGCAGGGTGACGGTGATCGTGCTGAACCTTTCCAACGCGGACAGAGATTTTCAGGTGTGGGTAGAAGGAAAGGCGGCCCGATGGCATAGTCCGGCCAAAGCGCTGACGAATCTGGTCTTTTAGATTGAGCGGAAAACGGCGCATTTCAGCAGTCGGAATAAAGAATTCGTCCGGCGACGCAATACGCCGTTCCGAAATGTCTGTGCAGGCAGGCGGAACCGTCGGATTTTGCTGCCGGAAAGCAAAAAGAAATGGATGAACTCATCGGCTTCTCATGCAGCGGCGAAACTAATCAGCCCGCATCGAAAAAAGAGTCGACGAAAGTGCTGCGGGATCGTCGACCTTGTCTCCTTTCATCAGCCGATCAAAAGAGAACCGCTCCGCTGCAGCCTGCCGACTTGACGGCTCGGTAGTCGACGACACTCTCGGCCTCGGCAACAAAAAAGCATGGCAAACCGACTGGTCGAAAAGTCTCCGTCAACTCAGCACGTACTCGCGCGCCAACCGGCAAAAGTCGTCGATTTCCTGCTTTTGTCGTGCGTCGTCCCACCCCAGCTCCTGGGCCATTAAAACAGCGGTTTTGGGCGCGATTTCGGCCGCTGCCCGAGCGTCGAGAATCAGAGCCCGCGTGCGGCGAGCGAGCACATCCTCCAAGGTGCGNNNNNNNNNNATCTCTTCGCGTACCGCCCAAACCACCTCCGCTGCCGTATAAGGCAAATTAGGATGAAGCCTTTCAGCAAGCCGCGCATCGTTCTGCATCAGTTTCTGAATGCCGAGGGCATCGGTGCCGTAATAGTGCAGCGGATCGTTGACATCGAACGTCTTCAGCCAGCCGTGAATGCGCATGTCCTCGGTCTTGCAGGGTCGCTCTTCGAGTCCGGCAAGCTGTGCTGCCTGATCGATGACGTCCTGACCCATCTTGCGGTAGGTCGTCCATTTGCCGCCGGTGATGGTGACCAGTCCCGACTTGGAAATGAGAATGGTGTGATCGCGCGAGAGCGCGGCGGTGTTTTTAGCGTCGCCCGAGCGCACAAGCGGACGCAGACCGGCAAAGACGCACAGCACATCGGAGGGCTGCGGATCTTTGGTCAAATAACGCGCCGCATGCACGAGCAGGAATTCGATTTCTTCCGGCAGCGGCCGCGGCTCGAGCGAAACCTGCTCAACCGGCGTGTCGGTCGTGCCGACGATCACGCGGTCGCGCCACGGCACGGCAAACAGCACGCGGCCGTCATCGGTGTGCGGCACCATAATGGCCGAATCGCCGGGCAGAAATTCTTTGCCGAGCACCAAATGCACCCCTTGACTCGGAGCGATCATTTCGGGAACATCGTTGTCGTCCATCTTTATGACCTGATCGACAAACACGCCCGCGGCATTGACCACGACTCGGCCGTAAATCTGGTGCTCGCGATCGGTTTCGAGATCGCGCACAACCACACCGCTGACCATCGCGCCGGACTTTAGCAGTCGCTCGACGCGCATGTAATTGACGGCCGTGCCGCCCAAGTCAAAAAGCGTCTGCGCCAGATTGATCGCCAGTCGGGCGTCGTCGAACTGGCCGTCGAAATAGATGACGCCGCCGAGCAGACCTTTCGGTTCGATGGTCGGCAGCCGTTCCAAGGTTTCCTCTTTGGACAGCCACTTCGAAGGGCCGAGGCCGAGCTTTCCGGCCAACATGTCGTACATTTTCAGGCCGATGCCGTAGAACGGTCCCTCCCACCAGTCATAGTTGGGCACAACGAAGGATTGATGACGCACCAAATGCGGAGCATTCTGCACCAACAGGCCGCGTTCGCGCAGCGCTTCGAGAACCAGAGAAATATTGCCCTGTTTCAGATAGCGCACGCCGCCGTGAACCAGCTTGGTGCTGCGGCTGGACGTGCCTTTGGCAAAATCGTGCTGTTCGAATAATACGGTTCGATAGCCTCGTGAAGCCGCTTCGACCGCTGCTCCAAGGCCAGTTGCCCCGCCGCCGATGACGATCACATCCCAGTAGCCGTCATAGTTTTCGATAATATCTATTGCCTGCTGACGATTCACCTTGACCTCCGCTTTATAAAAATCAAAACAATACGATGAGCGTTAATTTAGACTTTAATGACGAGCTTTATTGAGAACCGCACAAAAGCGCTTTCAACCGTTCGGAGACCAGTTGCCGATTGGCCTCCTGCCAATAAAGTATTTCTATAGCGCAATTCGGGCAGAGCGCTTGCCAAAACGGCAAGGCTCGCTGCTGCACCACCAGGCAAGTCTTTAATGGAGATGACAATAGTTCTTTAATAGCATCACAATATGCTGTACAACGCTGCTCGATCACTCCCAATTCGTCCACGACAAAAAGATCCGGGGGGTTTTTAAGATTATTGTAGATAAACTCCGCAGCCTTTTCGAAAACTCGCAGATCGATACGGAAACGATCGAAATCGGGTGTATCGGACAACTCGGCAAAAATGCATACCTCGGGTTCATTGCCGAAACGAAGGCCGTAGCCGCTGATTTTTTCGTCACGCATCAGCCTCAAAGAAAAAATGCCGACATAGTCTAGATCGAGGCCTTTCAGAAAAGCATGGATGAATGTGCTTTTGCCCGTTCGGCGCTCACCGGTAAAGAAGACATTTTGCAAAGCTTACATTCAAACTTTTTGAATAGGAAGCGGTAAAAGACCGCGCTTACGCAGTCGATCGACAAAACCGTACGTCAAGAAACCCGTGCTAAAGCCGACCAAAAAATAAAAGATCAACATGACGAAAATCAAAATTAACCCGTCCTGGATTTTCATACCGAACAACATTTTTCCCGCCTGCACAATTCGGCGATAAGCATCCAGGGGAGCAAGTCCCATAAACAGCGGCATGGAAAGAAAAGGATGAAAGAGAGTGTAGGAAACGCCTGCGCCGGCTGCAACGGCAATTCTCTTTTGCGAGGGGAGCGGTTTCCAATAGACCGCCTCGATAATCAAAGATTCGATCATAATGGCTACGGCCACGGAGGCGGCAATACCGCCGATCAAAAGGAGCTTTAAAAAAACAGCTACCGCACCCATCAACAACGCAGAGCCGCGCAAGGCTGTGGTCATGCGCGCGACCGTCTGAAAAATGATTCCCAAAGACATCATCAAAAGACCGGCAAAGGGCAAATCCACGGCATGTAGTAGGGTACCTAATTGCACTTCCGTAATACCCCATAGAGTTCCAAAGATGGCAATAATGATAAAAGATTTTCTCATTTATTAAAAGATGGTCATCTGTGTTCGCGGCATTGCTTGCTATTATAATCGCCAGTATTATGATAAAACCATTATATGTCCTCAATTATAACATATACCACCTGCATCGGTCCATGGACGCCCTCGACGCGGACAAGCTCGATATCCGAAGTGGCGCTGGGGCCGGTGATGAAATTGATGGAACTCGGCATATCTTTGTTGCTCATGCTTTGAATCGCTTCGAGCGCCTGAGTCAGCCGCGGCCGAATGATACTTTGCGGTACCACATAAATCGTTGCCGGCGGCAGCAGAGTAACGGAGCGACCGACGCCGCCGCGGCTGAACACCGCCACCGTGCCGCTTTCGGCAACGGCCAAGTCGGCCGCTGCAACCCCGACTGACGCCCTTTCGGCACGCATGACCGCTTCCTCGCGC
This genomic interval carries:
- a CDS encoding glycerol-3-phosphate dehydrogenase/oxidase — translated: MNRQQAIDIIENYDGYWDVIVIGGGATGLGAAVEAASRGYRTVLFEQHDFAKGTSSRSTKLVHGGVRYLKQGNISLVLEALRERGLLVQNAPHLVRHQSFVVPNYDWWEGPFYGIGLKMYDMLAGKLGLGPSKWLSKEETLERLPTIEPKGLLGGVIYFDGQFDDARLAINLAQTLFDLGGTAVNYMRVERLLKSGAMVSGVVVRDLETDREHQIYGRVVVNAAGVFVDQVIKMDDNDVPEMIAPSQGVHLVLGKEFLPGDSAIMVPHTDDGRVLFAVPWRDRVIVGTTDTPVEQVSLEPRPLPEEIEFLLVHAARYLTKDPQPSDVLCVFAGLRPLVRSGDAKNTAALSRDHTILISKSGLVTITGGKWTTYRKMGQDVIDQAAQLAGLEERPCKTEDMRIHGWLKTFDVNDPLHYYGTDALGIQKLMQNDARLAERLHPNLPYTAAEVVWAVREE
- a CDS encoding lactate utilization protein C — protein: MDRHEFIRRIGSVLGRERPQPPAWTTPGIEFRQRIMPGLNQEEMTQAFIANSRAVSVRVIETARERLNASLAEVIAGIGAGGCLLADQPLFRDLNTAAYLRSYVPVEVWEADLSREEAVMRAERASVGVAAADLAVAESGTVAVFSRGGVGRSVTLLPPATIYVVPQSIIRPRLTQALEAIQSMSNKDMPSSINFITGPSATSDIELVRVEGVHGPMQVVYVIIEDI
- a CDS encoding FAD-dependent oxidoreductase, which translates into the protein RTLEDVLARRTRALILDARAAAEIAPKTAVLMAQELGWDDARQKQEIDDFCRLAREYVLS
- a CDS encoding nucleoside-triphosphatase produces the protein MQNVFFTGERRTGKSTFIHAFLKGLDLDYVGIFSLRLMRDEKISGYGLRFGNEPEVCIFAELSDTPDFDRFRIDLRVFEKAAEFIYNNLKNPPDLFVVDELGVIEQRCTAYCDAIKELLSSPLKTCLVVQQRALPFWQALCPNCAIEILYWQEANRQLVSERLKALLCGSQ